One part of the Terriglobales bacterium genome encodes these proteins:
- a CDS encoding PadR family transcriptional regulator: MGKQQDVLQGTLDMLILKAVSLQPVHGYGILLRIQQLSKDRLQIQQGSLYPALYRLEHHGWIASKWGESENNRKAKYYRLTEEGRRQLQAETDNWKRLAGGIAGVMKAVPEES; encoded by the coding sequence ATGGGCAAGCAGCAAGACGTGCTTCAGGGCACGCTCGACATGTTGATTCTCAAAGCGGTTTCGCTCCAGCCCGTACACGGCTATGGAATTCTCCTGCGCATTCAGCAATTGTCGAAGGATCGTTTGCAAATTCAGCAGGGATCGCTCTATCCCGCGCTCTACCGCCTCGAGCATCACGGCTGGATCGCTTCGAAGTGGGGTGAGAGCGAGAATAACCGCAAGGCGAAGTACTACCGTTTGACTGAAGAGGGACGGCGGCAGTTGCAGGCGGAGACGGACAACTGGAAGCGTCTGGCGGGAGGAATCGCCGGCGTGATGAAAGCGGTACCGGAGGAGTCATGA
- a CDS encoding SBBP repeat-containing protein, which produces MKVRKSQFLSLFLVAISMAAIAVTQQDPRTAGSGVKASGATGEPKMVATFAKLPMSFEANQGQADPRAKFISRGKGYRLFLGRDGAELSLRKVSQGNRKLDRSAKLEAGSAQASSSEVVTMKLVGSNRAAEVRGVDRLPGKSNYFIGNDPNKWHRNVPTYARVKYESVYPGIDLVYYGNQQQLEYDFVVAPGANPKSIQFSLAGLNPKRERSSKDGAIRIDENGDLVIQTTSGDVRLLKPVVYQTALKNQDAGASDRQSSARDRQLVDGHFVLLAANRVGFEVGAYDKTRTLIIDPVLSYSSYLGASNFDFGISVAADASGNVYVSGASCTTDPVNDSSGCDATATKINAAGTAVLYSTVLGGSGNNDDATAIALDPLANVYVTGITCSPDFPVTAGAFKATLGGTCDAFITKLDASGNTLYSTYLGGSKGKDNFDASDVGTGIAADSTGNAYVVGQTCSTDFPTKNAFQTFQGGLLPCDAFVTKLNPAGGGSADLLYSTYLGGATEEDHAENVTLDSSNLVYVVGQAGSPDFPTTSGAFQTKQGGVFDEFITKFDLTKSGKDSLLYSTFLGGSLQEQDAAGIAVDSTGKIYVTGTTISSDFPVTPGAFQTSAVATGDPNVVTFNGFVSKLNPVGQGASDLVYSTYFGQSRESGNAIAVGPTGSIYIAGDSCSGKLPVTNDALQSSPGGGQCDGFVAKLNPAGQGSSDLAFATYLGGASEDFASGIALDGNGNAYVVGETQSSNFPHTSDAPRGTLSGNSDSFVARIPIGNFSIPPISTITVDVGGSGKSSVTVNSSGEFNAPVNLSVSGQPSGVTALLDPNPLTPSAGGSQSSSLTVNLGLAATPGAFSLHVKGDSGLLTHSASAQVIVRASTEGTGTVIDGITAAGCIDNAGISGALINKLNQAQSSIDAGQIQDAINTLSALLNQLQAQSGKHIHSSCTVNGQTFNPVDVLFQDVRAILASLKVANTPNPVMGYVVNGSNAGVGGVTVNILNTLDTATSDATGFYFFANTGSLSVGTSFTAQVAGFPAASQSFTWQGSTITLPNLVVNSK; this is translated from the coding sequence ATGAAAGTTAGGAAGAGTCAATTTCTTTCGCTATTTTTGGTAGCGATCTCGATGGCCGCGATAGCGGTCACGCAACAAGATCCGCGGACAGCGGGTTCAGGCGTTAAGGCGTCCGGAGCGACGGGCGAACCGAAGATGGTGGCCACCTTTGCCAAACTGCCGATGAGTTTCGAGGCGAATCAAGGACAGGCTGATCCCAGGGCTAAATTTATTTCGCGCGGCAAAGGATACAGATTATTCCTAGGTAGGGACGGAGCGGAGCTGTCGCTGCGAAAGGTATCACAGGGCAATCGGAAGCTGGATCGAAGTGCGAAGCTCGAAGCTGGCAGTGCGCAGGCCTCATCTTCCGAGGTTGTAACGATGAAGCTGGTCGGATCCAATCGCGCAGCCGAAGTGAGAGGAGTCGATCGGCTTCCGGGCAAGAGCAATTACTTCATTGGGAATGATCCGAACAAATGGCACCGGAACGTGCCGACGTATGCCAGGGTGAAGTACGAAAGCGTTTATCCGGGAATCGACTTGGTCTATTACGGGAACCAGCAGCAGTTGGAATACGACTTCGTAGTGGCTCCAGGCGCAAACCCGAAGTCAATTCAGTTCAGCCTAGCAGGCCTAAATCCGAAACGGGAACGCTCCTCGAAGGACGGCGCCATCCGCATCGATGAAAACGGAGATCTTGTAATCCAAACGACGAGTGGAGATGTACGACTCCTTAAACCCGTCGTCTATCAAACAGCATTGAAGAACCAAGATGCCGGCGCTTCCGATCGGCAATCTTCCGCGCGTGACCGGCAGCTCGTGGACGGCCACTTTGTGTTGCTGGCTGCGAATCGGGTTGGGTTTGAAGTCGGAGCTTACGACAAGACACGTACGCTGATCATCGATCCTGTGCTCTCTTACTCCAGCTATTTGGGAGCCAGCAACTTCGACTTTGGAATAAGCGTCGCGGCTGATGCTTCTGGCAATGTCTACGTTTCCGGCGCGTCTTGCACGACCGACCCGGTCAATGACTCTAGCGGATGTGATGCGACGGCGACCAAGATCAATGCCGCAGGTACTGCGGTGCTCTATTCAACCGTGCTCGGTGGCAGCGGCAACAACGATGATGCTACGGCGATCGCTTTGGACCCATTGGCAAACGTCTATGTCACAGGAATAACTTGCTCGCCGGACTTCCCGGTTACTGCCGGTGCTTTTAAAGCTACACTGGGCGGAACCTGCGACGCGTTCATCACTAAGCTCGACGCCAGCGGCAATACTCTTTATTCCACCTATCTCGGAGGCAGCAAGGGCAAAGACAACTTCGATGCGAGTGACGTGGGCACAGGCATCGCTGCGGACTCTACCGGAAATGCGTATGTGGTAGGCCAAACCTGCTCCACCGATTTTCCAACTAAGAACGCCTTCCAAACCTTCCAAGGCGGGCTGCTTCCTTGCGATGCGTTCGTCACAAAACTCAATCCAGCAGGCGGAGGTTCCGCCGATCTGCTTTACTCAACGTATCTCGGAGGCGCTACTGAAGAGGACCATGCCGAGAACGTCACCCTCGACTCCTCGAATCTCGTTTACGTCGTTGGCCAGGCTGGCTCACCAGATTTTCCAACAACCTCTGGAGCATTCCAAACCAAGCAGGGCGGCGTCTTCGATGAGTTCATCACGAAGTTTGACCTCACGAAGTCAGGTAAAGACTCGCTGCTCTACTCAACTTTCCTTGGAGGGAGTCTTCAGGAGCAAGACGCGGCCGGCATCGCTGTGGACTCGACTGGGAAGATCTATGTAACTGGAACCACGATTTCCAGTGATTTTCCGGTCACGCCAGGTGCCTTCCAAACGTCGGCGGTCGCCACCGGCGATCCCAATGTCGTAACGTTTAATGGCTTTGTATCCAAACTGAATCCTGTCGGTCAGGGCGCTTCCGACTTAGTCTACTCAACGTATTTCGGACAAAGTCGTGAGTCAGGGAACGCGATTGCCGTTGGACCTACGGGAAGCATCTACATTGCTGGAGATTCCTGTTCCGGGAAGCTTCCGGTTACCAACGATGCACTCCAGAGCTCGCCTGGCGGTGGGCAATGTGATGGCTTTGTGGCGAAGCTGAATCCTGCGGGACAGGGCTCATCGGACCTCGCCTTTGCCACATATCTTGGCGGCGCAAGCGAGGACTTCGCAAGCGGCATCGCGCTTGACGGCAACGGAAACGCTTATGTGGTGGGGGAGACTCAATCCAGCAATTTCCCACACACTTCAGATGCGCCACGCGGAACTCTCAGCGGCAACTCCGACAGCTTTGTGGCGAGAATCCCGATTGGGAACTTCTCAATTCCACCTATCTCCACAATCACCGTTGACGTAGGCGGATCAGGGAAGTCGTCCGTCACGGTGAATTCCAGCGGTGAGTTCAATGCTCCGGTGAATCTGAGCGTTTCCGGTCAGCCGAGCGGTGTGACTGCACTGCTGGATCCGAATCCGCTTACGCCGTCGGCAGGTGGTTCACAGTCTTCCAGTTTGACGGTGAACCTGGGCCTTGCCGCCACTCCCGGCGCATTCAGCCTGCACGTTAAGGGAGACTCTGGCCTGCTGACGCACTCAGCCTCGGCGCAGGTCATTGTGCGCGCTTCAACGGAAGGAACCGGCACGGTAATTGACGGAATCACAGCTGCGGGCTGCATCGACAATGCGGGCATTAGCGGGGCTTTGATCAACAAGCTCAACCAGGCACAAAGCTCTATCGACGCAGGACAAATCCAGGACGCCATCAACACGCTGAGCGCCCTGCTCAACCAACTCCAGGCCCAAAGCGGGAAGCACATCCACTCTTCGTGCACGGTGAACGGCCAGACGTTCAATCCGGTCGACGTGCTGTTCCAGGACGTGCGCGCCATCCTCGCGAGCCTGAAAGTGGCTAACACTCCGAATCCCGTCATGGGTTATGTCGTAAACGGCAGCAACGCTGGTGTCGGTGGAGTCACGGTGAACATCCTGAACACGCTCGACACGGCGACTTCCGATGCCACTGGCTTCTACTTCTTCGCTAACACCGGAAGTTTGTCGGTGGGCACAAGCTTTACGGCTCAAGTCGCAGGATTCCCAGCTGCTTCCCAGAGCTTCACATGGCAGGGAAGCACGATCACCCTTCCCAATCTCGTAGTAAACAGTAAGTAA
- a CDS encoding ABC transporter permease: MSLVSRCKSFLVSVLRRRRMEREMEAELNFHLASYTEDLVRSGVARDKAERMARIEFGPGELLKDECRQALGLRLLDETGQDIRYTARMLRKSPGFAATAVFTLAVGIGLNTAIFSVVNQWVLHPLAYPNSDRLMAIWTINPKYHGLTSTSAADLYDWRQANAAKNEIFEEICGWTASVVTLIREDEPKQFRGALVSAEFFRMLGVAPQLGRDFVPEDDQPGAPPVALLSDGLWHDLFGADPDIVGTAIPIDGTKTTIVGIMPSGFHLPVMGRNSLWMPLALSAAERANRDRLYLSVIARTRPGVDVARARRYLSTVADQLATAYPVTSAGNSITLTTLADELGRKIGKEPILFTFALVGCVLLLACANVSNLIVGRALRRQQEMAVRLAMGAGRFRLLRQLLTENLVLFLLAGALSAAFAVWGVRWIENSLSYEVRGSLPYMGALRVNMPTLLYAFAVAGFTGIVFGFAPALHCWRVDVHRGLKGSSSQASSGESIRLKSLLVVLEMSLALTVVVAAGLLVKGMTRIYADDPGFNPRGLITARLLLSDSKYTDLHRARAFFDDLVERIGSLPGIRGVAAAQLVPFDGRWSVTPYTLEGQPETRGAARYDVILDAVTPDYFSVMGITLLRGRFFSEQDREASDVVGVINQTMARRHWADENPIGKRIRFGGSLNKVFTIVGVVGDTEGQSENNIPRPQAYIPAHQSSARSMTLVIRPDLGTQSNAIPLFAAVRRATREVDPGQAVYSLQTMEDLESDWFNPIHVAGQMMMLLGGIALILAVTGIYSVMAYAVAARRKEFGIRLALGAAPRDLLSMVVGQGMKLAGLGFAIGLAASLAETRFMSMILFHVSPTDLPTFTLTSVLLLLVATLACYLPARQAASVEPMRVLHHE; the protein is encoded by the coding sequence ATGAGCCTGGTATCGCGATGCAAGTCTTTTCTGGTCTCGGTCCTGCGCCGCAGGCGGATGGAGCGGGAGATGGAAGCGGAGCTCAACTTCCACCTCGCCAGTTACACGGAAGACTTGGTGCGCTCTGGCGTTGCGCGAGACAAGGCGGAGCGAATGGCCCGGATCGAGTTTGGTCCGGGTGAACTTCTGAAAGACGAATGCCGCCAGGCGCTGGGCCTGCGGTTGCTCGACGAAACTGGACAGGATATTCGCTACACCGCGCGAATGTTGCGCAAGAGTCCGGGATTTGCGGCGACCGCCGTCTTCACTCTTGCAGTGGGAATTGGCCTGAACACTGCGATCTTCAGCGTCGTGAATCAATGGGTGCTGCACCCGCTGGCCTACCCGAACTCCGATCGTCTGATGGCGATTTGGACAATCAATCCGAAGTACCACGGGCTCACCAGCACTTCGGCCGCTGATCTCTATGACTGGCGGCAGGCGAACGCCGCTAAGAACGAGATCTTCGAAGAGATTTGCGGTTGGACTGCTTCCGTAGTCACGTTAATCCGCGAGGACGAACCGAAACAATTTCGCGGGGCGCTCGTGAGCGCGGAGTTCTTCCGGATGCTCGGTGTGGCGCCACAGCTCGGACGCGACTTCGTGCCGGAGGACGATCAGCCAGGAGCGCCACCGGTTGCACTGCTCAGCGACGGATTGTGGCACGACTTGTTTGGAGCCGATCCCGATATCGTTGGGACGGCGATTCCAATCGATGGCACGAAGACGACGATAGTCGGGATCATGCCGTCGGGCTTCCACCTTCCCGTAATGGGAAGAAACAGCCTCTGGATGCCTCTGGCACTGAGCGCAGCGGAGCGCGCAAATCGTGACCGCCTCTACCTCAGCGTGATCGCCCGTACCAGGCCAGGAGTGGATGTGGCGCGCGCACGCCGGTATCTCAGCACCGTCGCCGATCAACTGGCAACCGCCTATCCCGTAACCAGCGCCGGCAATAGCATCACGCTCACAACCCTGGCGGACGAGCTTGGAAGAAAGATCGGCAAGGAGCCGATTCTTTTCACTTTTGCGCTGGTGGGATGCGTTTTGCTGCTCGCCTGCGCCAACGTCTCCAATCTGATTGTAGGTCGGGCCCTGCGGCGGCAACAGGAGATGGCCGTGCGCCTGGCGATGGGAGCCGGGCGATTTCGTCTGCTGCGCCAGCTTCTCACAGAAAATCTCGTGCTGTTTCTCCTGGCGGGCGCACTGAGCGCGGCTTTCGCGGTCTGGGGTGTGCGCTGGATAGAGAACTCGTTATCGTACGAAGTCCGCGGATCTCTTCCGTATATGGGCGCGCTACGCGTGAACATGCCGACGTTGCTGTATGCATTCGCCGTCGCCGGGTTCACCGGAATCGTCTTCGGGTTTGCTCCCGCCCTTCATTGCTGGCGGGTAGACGTGCATCGCGGACTGAAAGGGTCTTCGTCGCAGGCCTCCAGTGGTGAAAGCATCCGGCTGAAGAGCTTGCTGGTCGTCCTGGAGATGTCGCTGGCACTGACCGTGGTGGTGGCTGCTGGGCTCCTGGTCAAGGGAATGACGAGAATCTACGCCGACGATCCTGGATTCAATCCCAGAGGACTCATCACTGCGCGATTGTTGCTCTCTGACTCGAAGTACACCGACCTGCATCGCGCGCGCGCGTTCTTCGACGACCTCGTCGAGCGAATCGGATCGCTGCCCGGCATACGAGGAGTCGCTGCCGCACAACTGGTCCCCTTCGATGGCAGATGGAGCGTTACCCCTTATACCCTCGAAGGTCAACCCGAGACCAGGGGGGCAGCGCGCTATGACGTGATCCTCGACGCAGTAACTCCCGATTACTTTTCCGTTATGGGAATCACGCTTCTTCGTGGCCGATTCTTTTCTGAGCAGGATAGGGAGGCTTCCGACGTGGTGGGAGTGATCAATCAGACCATGGCGCGCCGTCATTGGGCGGACGAAAACCCGATCGGCAAACGCATCCGGTTCGGGGGATCGCTCAACAAGGTGTTCACGATCGTCGGCGTCGTCGGCGATACGGAAGGACAGAGCGAAAACAATATTCCCCGGCCACAGGCGTATATCCCTGCGCACCAGTCTTCCGCCCGCAGTATGACGCTCGTCATACGGCCCGACCTGGGCACACAGTCGAATGCCATTCCGCTGTTTGCCGCGGTGCGCCGGGCTACAAGGGAAGTCGATCCCGGCCAGGCCGTCTACAGCCTTCAGACCATGGAAGACCTCGAGTCGGATTGGTTCAACCCGATTCATGTTGCCGGGCAGATGATGATGCTGCTCGGCGGAATCGCCCTCATCCTGGCGGTAACCGGAATCTACAGCGTGATGGCATATGCGGTGGCTGCTCGCAGGAAGGAGTTCGGAATCCGGCTCGCGCTCGGCGCTGCTCCGCGCGATCTGCTTTCCATGGTAGTTGGTCAGGGCATGAAGCTCGCCGGTTTGGGGTTCGCGATCGGGTTGGCGGCGTCGTTAGCCGAGACTCGGTTCATGTCGATGATCCTGTTCCACGTGAGTCCTACCGATCTGCCGACTTTTACGCTCACAAGCGTTTTGCTGCTTTTGGTTGCGACGCTTGCCTGCTATCTGCCGGCTCGGCAGGCCGCGAGCGTCGAACCGATGCGCGTGTTGCATCACGAGTAG
- a CDS encoding DUF4097 family beta strand repeat-containing protein, with protein MTNKFISFIQFAIIAVLCAPLTLAAAAVATSNPDRVTVPLSDPTRPAFIKAHLLNGGITVKGYEGKEVIVEARARDSEESDKESRGMRRIPINSTGLEVEEESNKVNIGAASTQRAIDLTISVPVRSSLSLHTVNDGDILVSNVDGELDVNDVNGEVTLSGVSGTVVAHALNGKVLVTFNRINPSKPMAFSSLNGDIDVTFPPDLKANVVISSDRGEVYSDFDVVLAARAPQQQTAEDSRAKDGRYRVKIDKSVRGTINGGGQELQFRNFNGNIYIRKAGVKAQ; from the coding sequence ATGACTAATAAATTCATCTCATTCATTCAATTTGCAATCATCGCAGTTCTTTGTGCTCCGCTAACTCTTGCGGCGGCTGCAGTTGCGACGAGCAATCCCGATCGCGTAACGGTTCCGCTCAGCGATCCTACGCGGCCGGCATTCATCAAAGCTCATCTGCTTAACGGTGGAATCACCGTGAAGGGCTATGAGGGCAAAGAGGTCATCGTGGAAGCTCGAGCGCGCGACTCTGAAGAGAGCGATAAGGAGAGCCGCGGCATGCGTCGCATTCCCATCAATAGCACCGGACTTGAAGTCGAGGAGGAGAGTAACAAAGTGAACATTGGCGCGGCCTCAACCCAACGTGCCATTGATCTGACCATCTCTGTCCCCGTGCGTTCCTCGCTCAGTTTGCACACGGTCAATGACGGCGACATTTTGGTATCGAACGTCGATGGGGAACTCGACGTGAACGACGTCAACGGCGAAGTCACGCTAAGCGGTGTTTCAGGAACGGTCGTGGCCCATGCCTTAAATGGGAAAGTGCTCGTGACCTTCAATCGCATCAACCCAAGCAAGCCGATGGCGTTCAGTTCACTGAACGGCGATATCGATGTGACGTTTCCGCCCGATCTAAAGGCAAACGTGGTGATCAGCTCCGACCGTGGCGAGGTCTACAGTGACTTTGATGTGGTGCTTGCAGCACGCGCTCCACAGCAGCAAACTGCAGAAGACAGTCGCGCAAAAGACGGCCGCTACAGGGTGAAGATCGACAAGAGTGTGCGTGGAACCATCAACGGCGGCGGCCAGGAGCTTCAGTTCCGCAACTTCAATGGCAATATCTATATCCGTAAGGCCGGAGTGAAGGCGCAGTAA